A portion of the Pseudomonas protegens CHA0 genome contains these proteins:
- a CDS encoding MFS transporter, translating into MASSNSPSVAATASPASQSSPLVLRIIGAVALAHLINDLIQAVLPAIYPMLKDSYGLTFTQVGLITLTFQLTASLLQPWVGYYTDRRPQPFLLPAGMICTLIGILMMSQVGSFPLILLAAALIGIGSSTFHPEASRVARLASGGRYGLAQSSFQVGGNAGTAFGPLLAAAIIIPYGQGNVAWFGLFALFALVVLYAISRWYANHLRLYKLKQGQAATHGLSRNRVISALVVLGLLVFSKYFYMASFTSYFTFYLIEKFDLSVASSQLHLFLFLGAVAAGTFFGGPIGDKIGRKAVIWFSILGVAPFTLLLPHVDLFWTSVLSVVIGFILASAFSAIVVYAQELVPGNVGMIAGVFFGLMFGFGGIGAALLGHLADIHGIEYVYYLCSFLPLFGVLAIFLPRTRKA; encoded by the coding sequence ATGGCTAGCAGCAACTCCCCGAGCGTCGCCGCGACGGCTTCCCCGGCTTCGCAAAGCAGTCCCCTGGTCCTGCGCATCATTGGTGCGGTGGCCCTGGCGCACCTGATCAACGACTTGATCCAGGCAGTGCTGCCGGCGATCTACCCGATGCTCAAGGACAGCTACGGCCTGACCTTCACCCAGGTCGGCCTGATTACCCTGACCTTCCAGCTGACCGCGTCGCTGTTGCAGCCCTGGGTCGGCTACTACACCGACCGCCGGCCTCAACCATTCCTGCTGCCGGCGGGAATGATCTGCACCCTGATCGGCATCCTGATGATGTCCCAGGTCGGCAGCTTTCCCTTGATCCTGCTGGCAGCAGCATTGATCGGCATTGGCTCCTCGACCTTCCATCCGGAGGCTTCGCGGGTCGCGCGGCTGGCCTCGGGCGGGCGCTATGGCCTGGCCCAGTCGAGCTTCCAGGTCGGCGGCAATGCCGGCACCGCCTTCGGCCCCTTGCTGGCTGCGGCCATCATCATTCCCTACGGCCAGGGCAATGTGGCCTGGTTCGGCCTGTTCGCGCTGTTTGCCCTGGTGGTGCTGTACGCCATCAGCCGCTGGTATGCCAACCACCTGCGCCTGTACAAGCTCAAGCAGGGCCAGGCGGCGACTCACGGCCTGTCCAGGAACCGGGTGATCAGCGCCCTGGTGGTCCTCGGGCTGCTGGTGTTTTCCAAGTATTTCTACATGGCCAGCTTCACCAGCTACTTCACCTTCTACCTGATCGAGAAATTCGACCTGTCGGTGGCCAGCTCGCAACTGCATCTGTTCCTGTTCCTGGGGGCCGTGGCGGCGGGAACCTTCTTCGGCGGCCCGATCGGCGACAAGATCGGGCGCAAGGCAGTGATCTGGTTCTCGATCCTCGGGGTGGCGCCGTTCACTCTGTTGCTGCCCCATGTCGACCTGTTCTGGACCAGCGTCCTGAGCGTGGTGATCGGCTTTATCCTGGCCTCGGCATTCTCCGCCATCGTGGTGTACGCCCAGGAACTGGTGCCGGGCAACGTTGGCATGATCGCCGGGGTGTTCTTCGGCCTGATGTTCGGTTTTGGCGGGATCGGTGCGGCGCTGCTGGGGCACCTGGCGGATATTCATGGCATCGAGTATGTGTACTACCTGTGCTCGTTCCTGCCGCTGTTCGGGGTGCTGGCGATCTTCCTGCCGCGTACCCGCAAAGCCTGA
- a CDS encoding LysR substrate-binding domain-containing protein, producing the protein MVEQRLPPLNAVRAFDAAARLGSYVEASRALHVTQPAIGRHVKLLEDWLGVQLFERTSRGVNLTPAGEKYHRKIAAALQLIIEAGREVQPRAAERWLRIMVVPGFAKRWLTPRLEALRHVRPGLKFAIEPNSTFSEVDAKSSDLGIAYGLDGQYAESRVSLICPRVFPICTPAYLASIEAIREPADLARHELIHFDDGEWWNLWFAANGLDIHLTSDLIYVNNDHALSVAESGGGIALANEVLVREELKAGTLVRVLEDQVQLESYRVLTPASEWSEDVEWFIQWLKAELEADFPEARIGVR; encoded by the coding sequence ATGGTCGAGCAGCGTTTGCCACCGTTGAATGCAGTGCGTGCTTTTGATGCCGCCGCCCGTCTTGGCAGCTATGTCGAAGCCTCAAGGGCCTTGCATGTGACCCAGCCGGCCATTGGCCGCCACGTGAAGCTGCTGGAGGACTGGCTCGGGGTGCAGCTGTTCGAGCGCACGTCCCGCGGCGTGAACCTGACCCCGGCGGGGGAGAAGTACCACCGCAAGATCGCCGCCGCCCTGCAACTGATCATCGAGGCCGGGCGCGAGGTACAGCCCAGGGCCGCCGAGCGCTGGCTGCGGATCATGGTCGTGCCGGGGTTTGCCAAGCGCTGGCTGACCCCGCGCCTGGAGGCGCTGCGCCACGTGCGCCCGGGCCTGAAGTTCGCCATCGAGCCGAACTCGACCTTTAGCGAAGTGGATGCCAAGAGCAGCGACCTGGGGATCGCCTACGGCCTGGACGGGCAATACGCCGAGTCCCGGGTCAGCCTGATCTGCCCCCGGGTGTTTCCCATCTGCACCCCGGCCTACCTGGCCAGTATCGAGGCGATTCGCGAGCCGGCGGACCTGGCCCGCCATGAGTTGATCCACTTCGATGACGGTGAGTGGTGGAACCTGTGGTTTGCCGCCAATGGCCTGGATATCCACCTCACGTCCGACCTGATCTACGTGAACAACGACCATGCGCTGTCGGTGGCGGAAAGCGGCGGTGGTATTGCCCTGGCCAACGAAGTGCTGGTGCGCGAGGAGCTCAAGGCCGGCACCCTGGTGCGGGTGCTGGAAGACCAGGTGCAGCTGGAAAGCTACCGGGTGCTGACCCCGGCCAGCGAGTGGTCGGAGGACGTTGAATGGTTTATCCAGTGGCTCAAGGCCGAGCTGGAAGCGGATTTCCCCGAGGCGCGAATCGGGGTTCGTTAG
- a CDS encoding ABC transporter ATP-binding protein, whose protein sequence is MNALHALQTLAVSIRSVRKVYGDPHSGPVALKNIDLDIRDNEFFTLLGPSGCGKTTLLRMIAGFEFPTQGEILLYGENIADRPPFERPVNTVFQHYALFPHMTLAENLAFGLESRPMGQVLSKAQIAERVREMLALVQMERFAARKPNQLSGGQQQRIALARALAPHPKVLLLDEPLSALDLKLRQAMREELKAIQAKTGITFIFVTHDQEEALTLSDRIAVLSEGEVQQVGRPEEIYEQPRNRFVADFIGETNFIPATVSRIEAGLAWFSGPAGQALPAQPCTTAKVGQQVTLSVRPERLHLRGDASQGALACRIEALIYLGTDLQYQVSLGDGTRLTVRTPNSLEHHPRLSVGSSAGLLFERGSASVLLD, encoded by the coding sequence ATGAATGCCCTGCATGCGCTGCAAACGCTGGCGGTGTCCATCCGTTCAGTGCGCAAGGTCTACGGCGATCCACACAGCGGCCCGGTGGCCCTGAAGAACATCGACCTGGATATCCGCGACAACGAATTCTTCACCCTTCTCGGCCCCTCGGGCTGTGGCAAGACCACCCTCTTGCGGATGATCGCCGGGTTCGAGTTCCCGACCCAGGGCGAGATCCTTCTCTATGGCGAGAACATCGCCGACCGGCCGCCCTTCGAGCGCCCGGTGAACACGGTGTTCCAGCATTACGCACTGTTCCCCCACATGACCCTGGCCGAGAACCTGGCCTTCGGCCTGGAATCGCGCCCTATGGGCCAGGTATTGAGCAAGGCGCAGATCGCCGAGCGGGTGCGCGAGATGCTGGCCCTGGTGCAGATGGAGCGCTTTGCGGCGCGCAAGCCCAACCAGCTGTCCGGCGGCCAGCAGCAACGCATCGCCCTGGCCCGAGCCCTGGCCCCCCACCCCAAGGTACTGCTGCTGGACGAGCCGCTGTCGGCCCTGGACCTCAAGCTGCGCCAGGCCATGCGCGAAGAACTCAAGGCCATCCAGGCCAAGACCGGTATCACCTTCATCTTCGTCACCCACGACCAGGAAGAAGCCCTGACCCTGTCCGACCGCATCGCCGTGCTCTCCGAAGGCGAAGTGCAACAGGTGGGTCGCCCGGAAGAAATCTACGAGCAGCCGCGCAATCGCTTCGTCGCCGACTTTATCGGTGAAACCAACTTCATCCCGGCCACGGTCAGCCGCATCGAAGCAGGCCTGGCCTGGTTCAGCGGCCCCGCCGGGCAGGCGCTGCCGGCGCAACCCTGCACCACCGCCAAGGTCGGCCAGCAGGTCACCCTGTCGGTGCGCCCCGAGCGCTTGCACCTGCGCGGTGATGCCTCGCAAGGCGCCCTGGCGTGCCGTATCGAAGCGCTGATCTACCTGGGTACCGACCTGCAATACCAGGTCAGCCTCGGCGACGGCACGCGCCTCACCGTGCGCACGCCCAACAGCCTCGAACACCACCCGCGCCTGAGCGTAGGCAGCAGCGCCGGGCTGCTGTTCGAACGCGGCAGCGCCAGCGTCCTGCTGGATTGA
- a CDS encoding ABC transporter permease, with protein sequence MHASSISHHLERRKALRSFLGVSPALVAIGLFLIVPILIVIGYSLMEANPYGGVNKVFSSDAYTSLLFERQLDDSLAFADSYLLIALRSIGIAGLTTVITLLIGFPVAVWLAMQPVQRRGLLIFLITVPFWANLLIRTYAWILLLRNTGVINNSLMGLGVIHEPLQLLYTDGAVLLGLVYTYAPFVVLPIYATLEKMDTRLLEAAQDLYAGRIRTLRKVVLPIAKPGIFAGAILTFVPCLGAMIAPELLGGGTRMMLGNLIFRQFSDARNWPFGAALSLVLMAAVMLVLTVYALRAQRQKTLQEGA encoded by the coding sequence ATGCACGCCTCATCGATTTCCCATCATCTGGAACGGCGCAAAGCCTTGCGCAGCTTTCTCGGGGTCAGCCCGGCCCTGGTCGCCATCGGCCTGTTCCTGATCGTGCCGATCCTTATCGTCATCGGCTATTCGTTGATGGAAGCCAACCCCTACGGCGGGGTGAACAAGGTCTTCAGCAGCGACGCCTACACCTCCCTGCTGTTCGAACGGCAACTGGACGACAGCCTGGCCTTCGCCGACTCCTACCTGCTGATCGCCCTGCGCTCGATCGGCATCGCCGGGCTGACCACGGTGATCACCCTGCTGATCGGTTTTCCGGTAGCGGTGTGGCTGGCGATGCAGCCAGTGCAGCGCCGCGGCCTGCTGATCTTCCTGATCACCGTGCCGTTCTGGGCCAACCTGCTGATCCGCACCTACGCCTGGATCCTGCTGCTGCGCAACACCGGGGTGATCAACAACAGCCTGATGGGGCTGGGGGTCATCCACGAGCCGTTGCAGTTGCTGTACACCGACGGTGCGGTGCTGCTGGGGCTGGTCTACACCTACGCGCCCTTCGTGGTGCTGCCGATCTACGCCACCCTGGAAAAGATGGACACCCGCCTGCTGGAAGCGGCCCAGGACCTCTACGCCGGGCGCATTCGGACCCTGCGCAAGGTGGTGCTGCCCATTGCCAAGCCGGGAATTTTCGCCGGGGCGATCCTGACTTTCGTGCCCTGCCTGGGAGCGATGATCGCCCCGGAACTGCTGGGGGGCGGCACCCGGATGATGCTTGGCAACCTGATCTTCCGGCAGTTCAGCGATGCCCGTAACTGGCCCTTCGGCGCCGCCCTGTCGCTGGTGCTGATGGCCGCGGTGATGCTGGTACTGACCGTCTACGCCCTGCGCGCCCAGCGCCAGAAAACCCTTCAGGAGGGTGCATGA
- a CDS encoding ABC transporter permease → MMIRLFKRNGLGVQDFPGFGGFSFLFYLYLYAPILVLVVFSFNANQSATVWSGFSLDWYRAAFANQALRQAAGNSLLIAVCASMAATAIATLAALGTSRGAKFKGLQLSMGAIMLPLVLPEIVVGVATLALFSTLGLSLGYGNLIIAHTVFCIPFAYLPIRARLNDMDLSLEHAAADLYAGPWRTFRKVTLPLLMPGIVSGLMLAFIVSLDNFVISMMVSQAGTTTLPIFIFGLLRMGVTPDVNAVSTLILGVSVLFVSLSYLLSKKHA, encoded by the coding sequence ATGATGATCCGCCTGTTCAAGCGCAACGGCCTCGGTGTCCAGGACTTTCCCGGCTTCGGCGGTTTCAGCTTCCTGTTCTACCTGTACCTCTACGCGCCGATCCTGGTGCTGGTGGTGTTCTCCTTCAACGCCAACCAGTCGGCCACGGTGTGGAGCGGCTTCAGCCTCGACTGGTACCGCGCGGCGTTCGCCAACCAGGCCCTGCGCCAGGCGGCAGGCAACAGCCTGCTGATCGCCGTGTGCGCCAGCATGGCGGCCACCGCCATCGCCACCCTGGCGGCCCTGGGCACCTCACGCGGGGCGAAGTTCAAGGGCCTGCAACTGTCCATGGGCGCCATCATGCTGCCCCTGGTGCTACCGGAAATCGTCGTCGGCGTGGCCACCCTGGCGCTGTTCTCTACCCTGGGGCTGTCCCTGGGCTACGGCAACCTGATCATCGCCCACACGGTGTTCTGCATCCCCTTCGCCTATTTGCCGATCCGCGCCCGCCTCAACGACATGGACCTGTCCCTGGAACACGCCGCGGCAGACCTGTACGCCGGCCCCTGGCGCACCTTCCGCAAGGTGACCCTGCCGCTGCTGATGCCGGGGATCGTCTCCGGGCTGATGCTGGCCTTCATCGTCTCCCTGGATAACTTCGTGATCTCGATGATGGTGTCCCAGGCCGGCACCACCACCCTGCCGATCTTCATCTTCGGCCTGTTGCGCATGGGCGTGACACCCGACGTCAACGCCGTGTCGACGCTGATCCTCGGCGTCTCGGTGCTGTTCGTCAGCCTCTCTTATCTGCTGAGCAAGAAACACGCTTGA
- a CDS encoding extracellular solute-binding protein — protein MSKLIASLGTSLLLSLPLAVQAAEKLNVVSWSGYFSPEILAKFQTQTGIEVTVDSYDSNETLLAKLKQGGTGYDVAIPSHQFIPILIKEQLLERFDPAKQPYYASVVDNLKNPTWDPEGAYSVPFIWGTTSVVLNGERYKGPSDSYKVLYEPPAELQGRINMFDSVSEVIDMASLYLNIPLCSEDPKQMQQILGLLKAQKPFVKTYSSKAGAIRENLAAGEIDMSMFWGGSSMRAREMKPGLKYLYPKEGVLAWVDNMVIPKGSKNPANAKAFIAFLSQPENAAMTQNFLKHQSPIKGVEPFLDAGLKDAPELHIPEGTKVVFSQTCGEGAIRLADRLWTNLMR, from the coding sequence ATGAGCAAGTTGATCGCAAGCCTGGGTACCTCGTTGTTGCTGAGCCTGCCACTGGCGGTGCAGGCCGCCGAGAAACTCAACGTCGTGAGCTGGAGCGGCTACTTTTCGCCGGAAATTCTCGCCAAGTTCCAGACGCAGACCGGTATCGAGGTCACGGTGGATTCCTACGATTCCAACGAAACCCTGCTGGCCAAGCTGAAACAGGGCGGCACCGGTTATGACGTGGCGATCCCCTCCCACCAGTTCATCCCGATCCTGATCAAGGAGCAGTTGCTGGAGCGCTTCGACCCGGCCAAGCAGCCCTATTACGCCAGCGTGGTCGACAACCTGAAGAACCCGACCTGGGACCCGGAAGGCGCCTACTCGGTGCCCTTCATCTGGGGCACCACCAGCGTGGTGCTCAACGGCGAGCGCTACAAAGGCCCGAGCGACAGTTACAAGGTGCTCTACGAGCCGCCAGCGGAGCTGCAGGGGCGGATCAACATGTTCGACTCGGTGAGCGAAGTGATCGATATGGCAAGCCTGTACCTGAACATTCCGCTGTGCAGCGAAGACCCCAAGCAGATGCAGCAGATCCTTGGCCTGCTCAAGGCGCAGAAGCCCTTCGTCAAGACCTACAGCTCCAAGGCCGGGGCGATCCGCGAGAACCTGGCGGCCGGGGAAATCGACATGTCGATGTTCTGGGGCGGATCGTCCATGCGTGCCCGGGAGATGAAGCCCGGCCTGAAGTACCTCTATCCGAAAGAAGGCGTGCTGGCCTGGGTGGACAACATGGTCATCCCCAAGGGCAGCAAGAACCCGGCAAACGCCAAGGCCTTCATCGCCTTCCTCAGCCAGCCTGAGAACGCCGCCATGACCCAGAACTTCCTCAAGCACCAGAGCCCGATCAAGGGCGTCGAACCCTTCCTCGACGCCGGCCTGAAGGACGCCCCCGAGCTGCACATTCCCGAGGGTACCAAGGTGGTCTTCAGCCAGACCTGCGGCGAAGGCGCAATCCGCCTTGCCGACCGCCTGTGGACCAACCTGATGCGCTGA
- a CDS encoding amidase yields the protein MIAKPPSELVLLQAHELAERIRLRQVSCREVMQTYLAHIEHYNPLVNALVSLQPAEALLAEADRRDAELARGEYRGWMHGLPHAIKDLSLTHGIRTTLGSPLYRDFIPERDGIMVERIKAAGAILIGKSNTPEFGLGSQTYNPLFGATGCAYDPSKTAGGSSGGAAAALALHLVPVADGSDMMGSLRNPAAFNNIFGFRPSQGRVPFDDSSDLFIDQLGYEGPMARSVRDAALLLSVQAGGDARAPLSIAESGQGFAAPLERDFKGTRLGWLGDFNGYLPMEKGLLELCEKALGDFRSLGCSVEPASPDFAPERLWSSWRTLRHWMVAGSLGSTYADPQKRTQLKDEAIWEVENGLKLSASQVFEASVIRSDWYRAISRLFERFDYLLLPSAQVFPFDKNIPWPRNIEGVAMDTYHRWMEVVIPGTLSGCPVASVQAGFNANGLPMGLQIIGKHQADFAVLQLAHAYEQASRWFQRCPSPLIFGGKG from the coding sequence ATGATCGCCAAGCCCCCCAGCGAACTGGTCCTGCTTCAGGCCCATGAACTCGCCGAGCGTATCCGCCTGCGTCAGGTTTCCTGCCGGGAAGTGATGCAGACCTACCTTGCCCACATCGAGCACTACAACCCCCTGGTCAATGCCCTGGTCAGCCTGCAACCGGCCGAAGCCCTGCTGGCCGAGGCCGACCGGCGCGACGCCGAACTGGCCCGTGGCGAATATCGCGGCTGGATGCACGGCCTGCCCCACGCGATCAAGGACCTGTCCCTGACCCACGGCATCCGCACCACCCTGGGTTCGCCGCTGTACCGGGATTTCATCCCCGAGCGCGACGGCATCATGGTGGAACGGATCAAGGCCGCCGGGGCGATCCTGATCGGCAAGAGCAACACCCCGGAATTCGGCCTCGGCTCCCAGACCTACAACCCACTGTTCGGCGCCACCGGCTGCGCCTATGACCCGAGCAAGACCGCCGGCGGCAGCAGTGGCGGCGCCGCCGCAGCCCTGGCCCTGCACCTGGTACCGGTGGCCGACGGTAGCGACATGATGGGTTCGCTGCGCAACCCGGCGGCCTTCAACAACATCTTCGGTTTTCGCCCGTCCCAGGGCCGGGTGCCGTTCGACGACAGCAGCGACCTGTTCATCGACCAGCTCGGCTACGAAGGCCCCATGGCCCGCAGCGTGCGCGACGCAGCCCTGCTGCTGTCGGTGCAGGCCGGGGGCGATGCGCGGGCGCCGCTGTCCATCGCCGAATCCGGCCAGGGCTTCGCCGCCCCGCTGGAACGTGACTTCAAGGGCACGCGCCTGGGTTGGCTGGGGGACTTCAACGGTTACCTGCCAATGGAAAAGGGCCTGCTGGAGCTCTGCGAAAAGGCCTTGGGCGATTTCCGCAGCCTGGGTTGCAGCGTAGAACCGGCCAGCCCCGACTTCGCCCCCGAGCGTCTGTGGAGCAGCTGGCGCACCCTGCGCCACTGGATGGTCGCTGGGTCCCTGGGCAGCACCTATGCCGATCCACAGAAACGCACACAGCTCAAGGACGAGGCCATCTGGGAAGTGGAGAACGGCCTCAAGCTCTCCGCCAGTCAGGTATTCGAAGCCTCAGTGATTCGTAGCGACTGGTACCGCGCCATCTCCCGGCTGTTCGAACGCTTCGATTACCTGCTGCTGCCCAGCGCCCAGGTCTTCCCCTTCGACAAGAACATACCCTGGCCGCGCAACATCGAAGGCGTGGCCATGGACACCTACCACCGCTGGATGGAGGTGGTGATTCCCGGCACCTTGTCCGGCTGCCCGGTGGCCAGCGTCCAGGCCGGATTCAATGCCAACGGCCTGCCCATGGGCTTGCAGATCATCGGCAAGCACCAGGCCGACTTCGCCGTCCTGCAATTGGCCCACGCCTACGAACAGGCCAGCCGCTGGTTCCAGCGCTGCCCATCGCCACTGATTTTCGGGGGAAAGGGATAA
- a CDS encoding tyrosine-type recombinase/integrase yields MKRTDIKRRPLADTTLSSLEPEAGAYRELDSPGLYFRVKPNGQKSWELRYKKPDGKWSWLGLGGYPEVGGAFARQKAADLRSDASEGKNPITSKKARQAAEIDAANDTFEALAREWHTSRLSGWDAGTAKRILGALERHVFPSLGKRPYTSIMSMEWMELLRGLERQGILEQMSRVRAYCKDIYDLARVTGRAVNNPLEGVHKFLSSGKAENYAHVSPDELPGLLRAIRSYPHAKDVQLGLRLLTLIAVRPSELREAHWVEFDFDKKLWTIPVERKGRKKGREHLVPLCTQAVEALSELRQFTGAYPLLFPGRSDHTKPRSDTVFLMALRRLGYEGRQTGHGFRHIASTILNEHGYPADHIEAQLSHKAQGVRGIYNKAQYLEQRTQMMQWYADHLDALETDNVVRGQFGKAI; encoded by the coding sequence ATGAAACGCACAGATATCAAGCGACGCCCTCTCGCTGACACGACACTTTCCAGCCTGGAGCCTGAGGCCGGGGCATACCGCGAACTAGACAGCCCAGGGCTGTATTTCAGGGTCAAGCCAAACGGCCAAAAGTCCTGGGAGTTACGCTACAAGAAGCCGGACGGTAAATGGTCATGGCTTGGTCTTGGCGGCTACCCGGAAGTGGGTGGCGCTTTCGCTCGACAGAAAGCGGCTGATCTACGCTCCGACGCATCGGAAGGTAAGAACCCGATCACCTCCAAGAAAGCTCGCCAAGCCGCCGAGATCGATGCGGCCAACGACACCTTTGAAGCATTGGCAAGGGAGTGGCACACGTCTCGTCTTAGCGGATGGGATGCCGGTACGGCCAAAAGGATACTTGGCGCACTCGAACGCCATGTATTCCCCTCGCTCGGCAAACGACCCTACACCTCAATCATGTCGATGGAGTGGATGGAGCTATTGAGAGGGCTTGAGCGTCAGGGGATTCTGGAACAGATGAGCCGTGTGAGGGCTTACTGCAAAGATATCTATGACCTGGCTCGAGTGACCGGTAGAGCAGTCAACAATCCGTTGGAGGGTGTGCATAAATTTCTGTCCTCTGGAAAGGCAGAGAACTACGCCCACGTCTCCCCTGATGAGCTTCCAGGGTTACTCCGAGCGATACGCTCCTACCCCCACGCCAAAGATGTTCAGCTTGGCCTGCGGCTGTTGACCCTGATAGCTGTACGTCCCAGCGAACTCCGAGAGGCACATTGGGTAGAGTTCGACTTCGACAAAAAGCTATGGACCATTCCTGTCGAGCGCAAGGGACGGAAGAAAGGTCGTGAGCATCTGGTGCCACTATGCACCCAAGCGGTCGAAGCACTATCGGAGCTACGGCAATTCACCGGCGCTTACCCACTCCTATTTCCAGGTAGAAGCGACCACACCAAACCCCGCAGCGATACCGTTTTCCTCATGGCACTCAGACGCCTAGGTTACGAAGGTCGCCAGACTGGGCATGGCTTCCGCCACATCGCCAGTACAATTCTTAACGAGCATGGCTATCCTGCTGACCATATCGAGGCCCAACTCAGCCACAAGGCACAAGGTGTAAGGGGGATTTACAACAAGGCTCAGTACCTCGAGCAACGCACACAGATGATGCAGTGGTATGCAGATCACCTTGACGCATTAGAGACCGACAATGTTGTGCGGGGCCAATTTGGAAAGGCGATATGA
- a CDS encoding helix-turn-helix transcriptional regulator — MSTSVTEISRKAPANSPSLFDAASTLIRMREVEGIVGMKRSTIYKLMQRPDCGFPQPVKLSNSNARGAPVAWVLSEVQAWARSRIEARDQVAA; from the coding sequence ATGAGTACCTCTGTAACCGAGATTTCCCGCAAAGCACCTGCCAACTCTCCCTCGCTGTTTGATGCCGCCTCGACCCTGATCCGCATGCGCGAGGTTGAAGGCATCGTGGGCATGAAGCGCTCGACCATCTACAAGCTCATGCAGCGTCCCGACTGCGGCTTTCCCCAACCCGTCAAACTCAGCAACAGCAACGCCCGTGGCGCTCCCGTGGCCTGGGTGCTTTCTGAAGTACAAGCGTGGGCACGCAGCCGCATCGAGGCCCGTGATCAGGTGGCCGCATGA
- a CDS encoding DUF3077 domain-containing protein, translating into MNTATTLGRAEFSCANDTQQKLFRVNAGVPLEDALEAISLFQHYANQLTLDAAMSDEGERFSWPAFYLGEMAKALIDDVNDALCAASTAP; encoded by the coding sequence GTGAACACTGCCACTACTCTTGGGCGTGCCGAGTTCTCGTGTGCCAACGACACCCAGCAGAAATTATTTCGGGTGAATGCAGGCGTGCCTCTTGAGGATGCGCTTGAAGCAATTTCACTGTTTCAGCACTACGCCAATCAACTGACCCTCGATGCCGCCATGAGTGACGAAGGCGAGCGTTTCAGTTGGCCGGCGTTCTATCTGGGCGAGATGGCTAAAGCGCTAATTGATGACGTGAACGATGCACTGTGTGCAGCGAGTACAGCGCCATGA